DNA from Ziziphus jujuba cultivar Dongzao chromosome 2, ASM3175591v1:
ttgagctactaattgcattccttactacattgcataacacacgcataccgcataacatgcccccattgtctTTTATTCACCATCATATATAAAGTTGTCCAGAAAGGTTAGTAATCTTGTAAGGTTGCAAAAAAAAGAGGTAGATTATTGATGGTTCGCCCGTTCGTAATCTTGTTCATTtctaattttatcatatttttgtgtgttttcttttgtttaccaTGATTCTCATCATAAAATGAAGTTGCATTGAGCACAAATCTTGGTGTAAATAAACGTTATCAAAGTAGATAAGAATTAAACCTTGGCATGTTTACAAGTTAGGTTCTGCTCAGCATAAGGTCAAAATGTAGTTATTTTTACCACCTCACCAGAAATGAAGGCATCTGCAAAGGACCCCTGCAATAAAGCACTGACACTCAAGGATGTTTTAGGATTCAAAGCGTGTTGCGTGGagattaataaacaaaataactgAAGCAGATCAGAGTGTATAAGAATAATATAGAAAAACATATTAAAGTCTTCCATTATTTGCTTATAATGTACAGAAGTATTATACAATAACATCATTGAAAAGGAACAAATACTACTTGGACATGAATCATAACTACATTAGTGCTCATTATTTTACTAAGAGTGGTAACAACTCATCGTTAAGGCACAATAAAAAAGATGTAGGGTCATTATCAAAACTTCATCTTtggaaaattataaacatatatacaagtAGGAAAGCTGGCTTTCCATAAAATTATTGCTCTTCACTAACTTCAAAAGAATGATCTAGCTACCAGATATGAGCTGTTCAAGATGTTAAACATTCCAACATATTGTATTGCTGCTGGCATGCAATCACGTTAAATAGAAACTTCAAACTTTTCCATGTTTGTGTTGCTGCCTTATTCTACACCTCTCACATCATCTCAGATACCTGCATCTGGAGGAAACCGAGGAGagctcattttaaatttaaggaatAAAAACAAGCAACTGCTTTTTTCACCTAAACAATTAACAGCCAATCCTTTAGTGGTCATATCCTCTTAATGCCTCAAGGATTTTATCCACCCAtctaccaccaaaaaaaattatatcaggtAGCATGTTCAAATAATTGATCATAATCACATAAAAGCAAGCACGTATATTCTTCTGGTTAGGTACAACGTGAAAATTACTAGAAGGAATCccatttgtgaaaaaaaaaaaaaaaattcaacagctATCATTTTGTCAAATTCACAGTTGGCACTAGTAAATTCTTATAATTGACACATAATTTCTCCATTTGACCATgccaaaagtataaaataatagaaatagagTAGCTCTCCGTGGGGTATGTCTGTAATTTCATCTTCTACGGGATTTTTGATACCACCATCAGTCTAAAATGGAAATGAAGTTGTACATTAGTACAAGAGATTGAAAACCATTGGATGGTTCTATTGCAAAGATGtaagagaaatcaaataaaagcattaaaaaatatgGCCCTCTGACAGATCACGAAACTGGTATGCAACTTAACTATCATCCAGTTATGTTTAGAGCTAGAACTGTCGAGTAAGGCTTCTCTCTCAAGATGTAACGTacatactttcttggaattctgTCTTCGAAGAAACAAGAGCATGCCTACGACAGGACAGTGAAATGAGCCACCGAAGTTAGACTTAGTCCACTGAAGCAACTTCTTTTATCTATCATGTAGGGAGTACTTCTTAAACTAGAACTTGTTCTATTCCTCAATTCTCCAAATACCAGCAAACCCTTTCTATGGTTTTGATCCCAAACCCTCCTTTGACCGAAGTATATGATGATGCTTGGATTTTTTACCTAGTGACCCTATACCCTACACCCAAAAGAGACCGCACCCCTATTTTCCCACAAACCCAATAtgcttttctctctcctctcaaAACCCCACAAAACCCACTTCTCAATTCGAGCTTCTTCTTCatccccaccaccaccaccacaatcCCAAACCAATAATCCCCTTCCAAACCCATCACCATTTCAGGAAGCGAAACTAATTCCATTAATCATCTCCATCGCAATTGGAGTTGAATACcttttcatcttaatttttttttttaatatttaaaaatgataatttggaaatattaaaaaataaaagggcaaAACAAAAGAATTTGAAAAGAGTGGGTAAATATTCCTAAGATCCTTCAAAGAaggatattgggccaaattccagTTGATGATTTGAAACAGAGATGACTTTGCAGGCTGCACTAAATAGGAGCCCACAACATTGTGGTCCCATCTAAATGAAGCCCAATTGACATGATCAGTAATAGGCCACTTCTGTTTGGCTGGAGAGAAAAAaccaaaggaagaaaaaaaaaataaaaaataaaaaataaaatagcaacGGAAAATGCAAAACCCCGACAAATGTTCAATCTTCTTTACAGAGCTCCAGCAAAGATTATCTCATTTCCTATACCAACACCCAGTTTCTCAATTTCATGCGCTACACTTACCACCTCACCATCTCAGCTTCTACATCCGACCTCCCAAGATGCTGCCTTGGCCAACCTTCTTCTCAAATCAGATTCAGAAGCTCTAACCCAAAAAATTCTTCTCAACCCCAATGTTGAATGGACCCCAGATCTGGCTGACAGTGTCCTCAAGCGCTTATGGAACCATGGACCCAAAGCCCTTCAATTCTTCAAGGTCCTGGACCACCATCCCACCTATGCTCACTCCTCCTCATCCTTCAACCATGCTATCGACATCGCTGGTCGTTTGCGTGACTACAAGACCCTTTGGACACTAGTGGCTCGAATGCGCACTCGTCGGCTTGGACCCAGCTCCAAAACTTTTGCAATCATTGCTGAGAGGTATGTTGCTGCCGGAAAACCTGATAGAGCTGTAAAAGTTTTTTTGTCTATGCATGAACATGGTTGTCCTCAGGATTTGAATTCGTTCAATACGATTCTTGATGTGCTGTGCAAATCCAAACGTGTGGAAAAGGCTTATAATTTGTTTAAGGTTTTTAGGGGCAGGTTTAAGGCTGATAGTGTTAGTTATAATATTATTGCAAATGGGTGGTGTTTAATTAAGCGTACGCCAAAGGCATTGGAGGTGTTGGAAGAGATGCTGAAGAGGGGATTGAATCCCAATTTAACAACTTATAATATAATGCTTAAAGGGTATTTTAGAGCTGGTCAGATTAAAGAAGCTTGGGAATTCTTTTGCCAAATGAAGAAGAGGAAATGTGAAATTGATGTTGTTACTTATACTACTTTGGTTCATGGGTTTGGTGTTGTTGGTGAGATTAGAAAAGCCCAAAAGATTTTCGATGAGATGGTTGGTGAGGGGGTGCTTCCTTCGGTTGCAACATACAATGCTTTGATTCAGGTTTTGTGTAAGAAAGATAATGTGGAAAATGCTATTATAGTTTTTGAAGACATGGTGAGGAAGGGTTATATGCCTAATTCGACAACTTATACCGTGTTGATTAGAGGATTGTGTCATGCAGGTCAAATGGAAAGGGCAGTGGAGTTTATTAACAGAATGAAGGATGATGAGTGTGAACCAAATGTTCAGATATACAATGTTGTAATCCGTTACTTTTGTGATGCTGGAGAGATAGAAAAAGGGTTGAACTTTTTTGAGAAGATGAGCAGTGGGAATTGCTTACCTAATATggatacatataatattttgataagtgCAATGTTTGTGAGGAAGAAGTCAGATGATTTATTGGTGGCTGGGAGGTTGTTGATCGAGATGGTTGACAGAGGATTTCTGCCTCGGAAGTTTACTTTCAACAGAGTTTTGGATGGGCTTCTGTTAACAGGCAACCAGGCTTTTGCAAAAGAAATCTTGAGATTGCAGAGCAGATGTGGTCGGCTTCCTCGGCAGATCAAATTATGAAAGCCTGTTTGCATTCAGAGTGGATCATTATGATTGCAGATTTGACTGACTGAGAACATGTGAGTCTTCATGTTTGGTGAATTCAACTGGGGCTTCCAGATTTGGTTGAACAAGGAATTTTCAGTGTCCAATTTGAGGCTTTCGGCGGTTAGTTTTGCATGCAGTCCACAAGTAGGATTGAACAAGAATGTTATAGCACACGTTTCAGCTCCTCAGCGGGTGATGATCTCATCTGTATCAAGGTTCCTTTAGTTCTTTCCTTGCTGTGATAACAGAAGCTTGTACTTTTTAACTTCTAGTTCTACCATTTTTTAAgcgagaaagaaaaattattaaactgtTGTATATATCtctttttggttgtttatttattttttgtgcatTATTAAAATGCTTACATTGGTTAAGTACTAACTGGAATTTATCTTGTTGCTAAATAAATGAATGGTTGCTTTTATACCTTTAGGAATTGACTATAAGGAAAATCATTATACAAATGCGTGCAGTGGTTGCTTTTTTGTCTCTACATTTCTTATTGAGCCAATCATTTTGAATATATGCTAACTTAATGACCTGTGATCATGAGAAGAATAGCATTGATTATTGCATCTTTATATGGTAACTTTTGTTAGAGATCCAAGTCAGTAAAGAAAATGCTCTTATCATAAGTTGCATTTTCTACATAAGCTGATTTTGTAATCCTTGAGATAGTCATTTGTAATGATCAGCTAGTCTCTTCGTgttattttgtcaaatttttttcttttgttttcggTCAAATATTTCTGTACGAGTATACTTTTTCTCTTCAAATTAGTAGAACAACTATATGAATCATGACTTGTGTTTTCTCTTATCATACCAATAATGACCAATCAAACGGGGGCTAATCGGGATGGGGCAGGCCTACTCGAGGTTGGGTATACCCGACCCCTATCGTATATGACAATGAAGGTTGGTAGAGATACGTGCTCTGATTCTACTAGCACAAAGAAGAGAGACTGAGGCAGTGGTCATTAAGGTCATGTTTGGTACGCTGTATGGGGATGTATTAAAGATTGGGATTGCGTTAGGTAATCCAATATGTTGCATGGTGATGCAAGTAGGGGAGGACAAGTTAATACGGCTAAGCAGTTTCTATATGCCTCAAGGTGTATTAGATATACACCCGAGAAGCTTGGGATTATCTAACACAAACACGCAAACAGCATCTCGaccagaaaagaaaagcaagaaAAACGCGAACACTTCGTCTCCTCTAACAAGGCTTTACatctttatttatgtattttttttttggggactgaATTTTGGGGAGTTATCTGTGATAATTTTGGGGGTCGGTGATGTGCTTTCTTTTATGGAGTCAGACATATGGGTGGGCATTGGTCATCAATTTGAGTTTCTAGCAAACTGGATTTGGCTTCTTTGTTTAGCTGCATGTTCAAGCCATGTTTTTGGGACATTCTTGCTGCTATCAGTagcaattgttattattattattaattttttttattttttattttttccaaatatcAGCAAAACGTTTTGATTGCTGCATTTTTGCCGTTATTGCCTTtagataatttatattaataaaaatgaaaatatatgctATAATACATTACAACATCAAAGAcagaattgttttaatattatacaaATCATTTTAATACAATCCATTCTAAATTATTCTAATATAATAGTGCTTAACAAACAAGCTTTAAAATCACTGGTAAATTGCAACTTCTTTGTAGAAAGGCTGCTAACTTTGCCGCTGAATACCACTAAGCAAGTCGTCCCTTCCAATAAACGGAAAGAAATAGTAACCATACTATCCACGAAAGTACGTTTAGCAACAAATTGGTCAATTTCTTAAAGATGACTGAATCAAatgtccaaaaagaaaaaaaagaaaaaaaaaggaacaaataaCTGAAtcaaatttggcataaaacaattataatattatattaataattacaggAATTTTCATGGTAGTATCATTGCTGGATTTAATAATGCCTCATCATGCATCTTTTCCAAAATATAACGCATAAAAATATCTGTTGTCAAACTCAAAGCATAATGTATGTACATATGGACTGGACGTAGGGAAGTTAAGACTTTCAACCACCTTGTGATTTGACGTCGTATCCTTGACTAAGATTAATTAACAAATCTTCCGAGAAATTactggtttatatatatatatatataaggatttttttatttttttttgattaaacGTAACCGATGATCATGTCTATcagattatattataatataacatatgcaCTTCTTGCTAGTCATTTGGAATATAAGATTGGACTCTTGTACAATTAAATTtgactaaattaaaaataatgtaatttaatttaaccaaatttaaaatagtcCAATGCAATTACTCTGCATATCAATTATCATGACGTTGAGATGCTTGAGCTTTGAGTTGGCTTTCAATTCAGTTGATCACATATGGACTAGGAAcactatatataatatgtggCTATTATGTGTTCTGTTTTCTATACATAGTAATGTTGCATaatatacatgtgtatatatatatatatatatatacacacacgtaAGTGCTAATTATTGTTGGCCACAACCCTTACTAAAATCTGGATGATAAGCATTTGTTATTGTCGGATCTATACAATTACATGTTATTAAAATAAGATTACATGTAATCGAGCATGATTAAATGGCCGTTTCTCATCAAAAAGTGGacaatattacatatattaacaaaattgtatatatatatatatacggaaattctatggtgagcaTGGTCCGTATGAagatcgcagtattagtgacggtttttcataatattaacgacggtttcttagaaaatcgttacCAACACTATATAAAAATGCCACCAATATTGTGGTTCGTATGAGCACCGTCCGcaccgcaccatagacggactgtatatatatatatatatatatatatatatgagatgatagcagagcatatatatatatatatgtcatatttatttatatgaaaaaagtaAGTAAACTTTCAAACAAATTGACAGGTTTTTTAGAGTTATAAATTGGCATAAacctatatttttataaaatactaatttaatatgtctttaatataatattgtaaaagtttattttataaaaattataaagtcTTATCTTACAAAAccgataatatatattatatttatttttaaaagatgtAGTCATAGAAGAGGAAGAGGACCCAAatggttgaaaataataatttttctaaatatatatatatatatatatatattataataaacatGAATTATACGCAATCCATGGAATATAACACCGGCATATACAACTTAATTTGGATGTGTTTGGGTGTTGtgtcaatattatatatatatatatatatatatatatatatgtatgtatgtatatgttttcGAGGGATGAATAACAATTTGATTTGTTAGGAAAATAATTAAGCCAAGATGCATCTGTCTTCCTTGCTTGGCTTTTTTGTTATGATGGTATTAAGTATCTTCATCTTGGCCACGCAGCCATCTCGTCAGACTGGTGTTGCAGGTAATTTAGATCCATCCTTCCTACCTATAAAAGTTTATAGTTAATAAGATTCTTCTTTGGCcaaaaattaattctttttatttttatttttgttgtttttctctggtttttagtttttatttaataatattaccattcTAAGTGATCTTTCATactaaaaaatcatattttctcTATCATAATCTCTCTTTAGCCATTGATTATCTTTTATTGAAAATCTTATTAGCTTCCTGTGATCTCTCTAATTTCCGTTCTATTTTGCTCGTCTTAGTTAAGTCCATCTTAGTTGTGCTTCATATTATTTCTTGAGACGTAAGATTGGATTTTTCTAAATTGAATTAAGCTACTTTAAATATAACCCAAATAAATTGAGCTatctaaaatttaaaccaatatcattgaataattttaaatccaatccaatttaatCCCTTTTGAACAGATGATCTTAAAATCATGAGCATTATTCATGACCATGCACTCATGACCATCCATTGCGAACACTATCTGGGCACAAGTTGTCGTTATATTCCTTGTAATAGATCACAAAATGTTGTGATTAAATGTATAtgcttgttttattttatttatttatttttggtttctttaaaatatatgcTTCGTCCACAGTAACTTTTTGGGACTAAATATTACATTTTGATCACaactaaattttataatgtGTTCGATTACAACTTATCAAAACATACATTtgaaacacaaaagaaaattaaatgaaatgttatattattaatcaaagtttagtactataatttttttttttggaaaaaaaaaaaaacttgtaactaaaagaaattaaatgaaatgttatattattaatcaaagtttagtactataattttttttggggacaaaacAAACTTGTAACTAAAAGGATGCTCATTTATTAGCAGAAAATTAAGGACTTAATTGTGACCAAAACTTTCATATAGTTGGCTATATAATAATCTTTATAAACTACTACTCTTAttcagggggggggggggggggggggggggggaatgagGAAGTTTCTTGTGACAAAGATCTTGTGTTTTTTGTAGAGCCTTCTCCACCACCCCCTCCTCCAAATCTGAATCCGCCTAGATATCCACGACAGAGCCCGCCAAATTATATCAGGTCTCCTCCCGGAATCTGAGATTTTCCAACATAGAGAGTGCGCTGTTTTGCAAACCATAATGGCAGAAGAATAAATTAAATCCACTTAAGAAGCTGCTCAATAAATGTTGTTTGCTATTATTCCTAAACAAATTAGTTCAGTTTATATGAGAAGAATAATATATTGCCACCTTTCTTGaattgtttttatcattttactTAGTTTGGAggtgtatataaattatattttctgtCAAATGACGCCccccaaaaattatattttaattcaacataatGAAGGTTTAGATTAGTCAACATCTTataatctataaatttttttattattattttgaaaaacagaATACATTATCGTTTCTTATTGTTAAACAGGGTTTTGCTTTAacatttcaattttgaaaatagtAAATCCCAAGATATATGTGCatgcaatttattattattattcttttcatttacaataatttttttcatttctatatGTATAAACGCAAATGATTTATCAACTAAATCAATTTTACTTAACtcatacaatttattattgaagttatgtttatatataaatatatattatcatttttttattaaaatattatgataactttattattcttttaattgcttcaaatattaatatttaagataaattatataagtttATAAATGATATATGTGCTAAAACTCTTTGATGGCAAAGTAAACTAACcaaatgcattttcaaatttcatcCGTAAAACCTATCAAaacgataatatataattaaggtCTTGACTCAAAAGtttctataaatataatatataattaaggtCTTGACTCGAGAGTtcctataaatataatatataattaaggtCTTGACTCAAGAgtttccataaatatatatataataagtaaaATTGGAATAGAGACACGACAATCAACAGAACTTAAAATTTCTCTTCACAGactcatttttcaatttaaaagtgTTCGGCATTGTAAagttaaatatgtttttttgtatttaaaattgaatatgttaaatattttattatccaaCTTTTCTAAAAtgttagtttatttttaaaatggatCACATTGTTAACTAGTGATGTTGGTCAAATGATATGCCTCTCACCTcacattttttattcataagttTGAATTACGCCTCATTTAGAGTAGAAATTATTATATTCCAggcaaaagataaataaagaaataattaattaattaaaaaaatcgatAACATTTTCCTTATCTTTAAATTTGGGCTTTTATTTGAAATAGAAATGATCACCAAGAAGACCGCACTAAGGTGAGGCCCAAAAAGCCCACAAGATTATCATTCCAAGAACACTATCATTGATCTTTGCATTTTCATATTGGTAACTTTGTTAAAGATCAAATAAATTCTCTCATTATAAAAAGCATTTTCTTCATAAGCTGACTTTGCAATTCTTAAGACAGTCGCATGTAATGATCAGCAtgtctcttcttctttatttatttttataaataatcatGACTTGGGTTTTGCTCTCATTCCGCTGGCAAAAAAGGGAGACTAAATGCAATTTCTTTGGTGAAAAATTGCTAATTTGTCACTTGATACCACTGAACAAGTTGAACTAGCTCCTTTCCGAAAGGAAAGGAAACAGTGCTCAATACAATGCTACTGTGATGATTTTGGGCTGGACTGTACAGTATTGGACACAAATGTTGTATGGAGGTCTTGACGTCAATTAGAAATCTcttcatattttcatttttcttttgttattccAGGAATTGATAATCTTCATGCAAATTGCATTCATTCAATGTTGTGTTATTGACAGTGTTTACTTGTGCCTCATAATTGAAGCCCTTCTGATAATAATGTATTTGCCTTTTTTCCTTCCATAAATTGCACTACACCCTAAATCTGTGGTCGTAAGGTACTAGCTCCTTTTTCTCGATCTGTTCTTTAAACGTTTTACTAAATCTTTGCAAATAAGTACCATgcattaagggaaaaaaaaaaaaaaaaaaaaggtatcatCTCATTGAATTTGTATGCCTTTTATGGGTGCTTTTTTATGGGTGCTTTTTTTTGGGTGCATATTATTGACCTTCTCCTAtcatatcaataaaatttaccATATGTCAACAGTCCGTTTCCAGAGAGGACGTCTACAATATAAATAGGTTGTGGACTGTCTTTTTAGCCTTATAAACAACAAGGCTTGGAGTCAATGGCTAGACTTTGAAGCTACTTCATACTAAAAACCAGTTTTTGGTATAAATTTGAACGTTTAGAAGCAAATTTTTTTAGTGTTTTGTTGAATATCATCGCTAAGTAtggatatatttgatatttggtaaat
Protein-coding regions in this window:
- the LOC107418580 gene encoding pentatricopeptide repeat-containing protein At1g74900, mitochondrial, whose translation is MFNLLYRAPAKIISFPIPTPSFSISCATLTTSPSQLLHPTSQDAALANLLLKSDSEALTQKILLNPNVEWTPDLADSVLKRLWNHGPKALQFFKVLDHHPTYAHSSSSFNHAIDIAGRLRDYKTLWTLVARMRTRRLGPSSKTFAIIAERYVAAGKPDRAVKVFLSMHEHGCPQDLNSFNTILDVLCKSKRVEKAYNLFKVFRGRFKADSVSYNIIANGWCLIKRTPKALEVLEEMLKRGLNPNLTTYNIMLKGYFRAGQIKEAWEFFCQMKKRKCEIDVVTYTTLVHGFGVVGEIRKAQKIFDEMVGEGVLPSVATYNALIQVLCKKDNVENAIIVFEDMVRKGYMPNSTTYTVLIRGLCHAGQMERAVEFINRMKDDECEPNVQIYNVVIRYFCDAGEIEKGLNFFEKMSSGNCLPNMDTYNILISAMFVRKKSDDLLVAGRLLIEMVDRGFLPRKFTFNRVLDGLLLTGNQAFAKEILRLQSRCGRLPRQIKL